The DNA segment TCCTCTAATTGCCAGTCGCAATCTCCACCACCTTGCAGGGCTAACGTCAGGGTGAAAGGTTTGGCATTATCGGTCGTATCGAGGGGTTGTCGCAGAACCGAACTCTTATTCAGCGTAGCGCGATAGGGGTTAGCAATATCACCACTCGGAAAACGGATTTCTTTGCGGGTACACACGGAGGAAGTGTAATAACCCACTAATTCGAGCTGAGTGTGGGCGGGTAAAGTCCCTGTAAACTCGAAACGCTGCGCTGTTTTGGGCGGCGTAGTTTGGTCGGCGGGCAATTCCTGCTGCCATAACTTATCCGAAAATCCCAACCAAACAGATACAGAGAGCAACGCGCTTAAGCATAGGCTTAGCCAAAACAGTTTTGAAATCGAACTCATAATGCCAGCTCACCATTGCTGATGAGATTTAGTCGCTCTTGCTGTAATGTCTCTGCATCGGTTTTCACCAATGGAACCACCCCTTGAGTTTTCCTACACTTCGCATGCTTGAGCTTGCCACAATCTGGCTAATAACTTCGCGATATCCCTAAAAGATGGACGGCAAGATAACTCAGGTTGCATACATAGCTCTGTTAACTGTCGCAGTTGAGCTCGCAGCGCGTCGGCTCTATCAGCACCAGCAAAGGGCAATAAATCTTCAATCAAACAACCCAGCGCCCGCACCTCAATGGCCTGCATGGCACTACGCTCCGATGTAGATAATTTTGCTAAGTTTGAGGCGGCGCCGAAGTCACCGAACAGCAGTGACATTTGTTGATTAATCATCATATTGTGCGCATACACATCACCATGGCTGATATGCTGGGCGTGCATATGCGCGAGAGTCTCGGCCAACTGCAAGGCTATCTTAACTATGTCCTTAAGGCTGAATTCAGTCCCCGCCTTAAAGGTATCGCGGGTGCAGGATTCGAGGGAGGGCGGTAAACCTAAGTTATAAAATCCTTGGGGAATTAACGCCATCACTAGCCCTAGCTGATCCTGTTGGCTGATGTGCGCTAATACTTTGATAAGATTTGGATGTTCGCCCGTGGTTAAACAACAATCCAATTCATCGGCCGGATAACCGTCACTGGTCACCTCACCCTTAAATAACTTCACCGCGATCTGCTCACACCCAGTTGCGGCAACCATTGCAGGATTTAACCAACGTCCTTGGTAAATAATACCGGAGGCACCTTCACCGAGTTTTTCTCCGAGTTCAATGTCCGCTAGTGTCACATTGGGCACACTGGGCACATCGGCATGGGGATCGACCAGCGTATGACTAAAGGGATTACCCGCAAACGCCAGCCAGGTGAGTTTAGGTAGCTTAAGCAACCAACTCGGCAGCGCGGCTAAGGCATTTGCCGATAAACGCACTAACTCTAAGTTATGGCATTGGGCCATGGATGCTGGCAGCGAGGTTAAGCGATTGCCCGCTAAGGCTAATTTTTGCAGGCGATACAACTGCCCCATACGTTCCGGCAAGGCGGTAATTTGGTTATCCGTTAAGATCAACCAACGGGTATGCAAGGGCAATGACGCCTCAGGAACTGAATGAATTTGATTGGCTTTAAAGCCTATCATCTCCAGTTTCGGACACTGGCCTAACACCTCTGGCAGCACTTCAAAGCGGTTATTGGAAGCAAACAAAATCTTCAAATGGGTTAAGCGAGGTAAATCTTCGGGCAGTGAACTGAGCTGGTTATTGGATAATTCGAGGATCTCGAGCGTATCGGCTAAGTCGAAGATCTCCCGCGGAAACTCGGTTAAGTTTTCAACCAATTGTAAACGAGTAATCCCTTGTAATTGTCCCGCTTTTAACTGCGCTAACGTCTGCACTCTGTAACCCACTGCTATGAAAAATCACCGCTATCTTAGCCCATTTGAGGCTAAATCTAAATGTAACCCAGGTGGTCAAATTTCCAGCAAAGCTATTCACGAATGCGAAAACAGATTAGCATGTGCCAAATCATGGAATACCAAGTCATCACTGATTACAGGACAATCATGCGGAAAACCTTTCGCCAACCCCATGCCTTAGCTGCACTCGTGGCCGCCATCTTCATGGGCCAGCTCAGCGGCTGTGCAACCACGTCGGCGCAAACTTCGCCTACGGAATACGCCGCAGCCTTGCCAGAAGCCGAAGGCAATAGCGAACACACAACACAACCTCAGCATGTTGAAAAGGACGTTATCGACGAGCGCTATACCGATGTGTGGGAAAAAATCCAACACGCCCGCACTATTGATGTGCATGACGATGCCGAAGTCCGCAAGCAGCGTAACTTTTTCGATGATAAGCAAAAGTTTATGACTCAAGTGACCCAGCGCGCCGAGCCATTTTTGTACTATATTGTCAGCCAGCTCGAAGCCCGTAATATGCCGCTCGAACTGGCACTCCTGCCTAT comes from the Shewanella mangrovisoli genome and includes:
- a CDS encoding leucine-rich repeat-containing protein kinase family protein yields the protein MQTLAQLKAGQLQGITRLQLVENLTEFPREIFDLADTLEILELSNNQLSSLPEDLPRLTHLKILFASNNRFEVLPEVLGQCPKLEMIGFKANQIHSVPEASLPLHTRWLILTDNQITALPERMGQLYRLQKLALAGNRLTSLPASMAQCHNLELVRLSANALAALPSWLLKLPKLTWLAFAGNPFSHTLVDPHADVPSVPNVTLADIELGEKLGEGASGIIYQGRWLNPAMVAATGCEQIAVKLFKGEVTSDGYPADELDCCLTTGEHPNLIKVLAHISQQDQLGLVMALIPQGFYNLGLPPSLESCTRDTFKAGTEFSLKDIVKIALQLAETLAHMHAQHISHGDVYAHNMMINQQMSLLFGDFGAASNLAKLSTSERSAMQAIEVRALGCLIEDLLPFAGADRADALRAQLRQLTELCMQPELSCRPSFRDIAKLLARLWQAQACEV